CTGGGAAGGGCTTTCCCGCGGCCGCAAGCGGTGCTTCATTGACAAACCGAACCGATGTGGCTATCTTCCGGACGTCTTAACAGGACGCGACACCCACTCATTTTTCAAGGAGGTTTTCATGGTCGAGGTCACCCCATCGGCGACCCAGCAAATCGCCGAATATTTCAAAGGCAAAGACGTTTCGCCCATCCGGATTTTTCTCAACGAGGGCGGCTGAGGCGGCCCCTCGCTGGCCATGGCTCTGGATGAGCCTAAAGACACCGACGACGTGTTTGAGATCGAAGGATTCACCTACGTGGTTGACAAAAGCTTCATGGAGAAGGTGCAACCCATCAAGGTCGATTTTCACCAGTACGGGTTCAGAGTCGACTGCGCCGTGGACTTCAGTGCCGGCGGCGGATGTTCCAGTTGCGGAACCACGGGGTCCTGCTGCGGCAGCTGATCCCATACCGACAGAGCACGCGGGCAGCCCTCCCTGTGGAAGGGCTGCCCTTTTTGTTTTGGCCCCCGGTTGCCGGCGAGGACCGGCAGGTTCCTGTTGACTGACGGCCCGGTGCGTGTTAATTTGTCTTCAATTCAATTAGTTACCAATTTGTGAACGTACGCTCCGCGGAGGATCGCAGATGGCGCCGGTAGACTACGTGCTGGACGAAACGGTGGCCCTGGTCACGCTCAACAGCGGTGAAAACCGTTTCAACCCCGAATTCCTGAGCGCCTTTCTGGGGGTCCTGGACGCGGTGGAGCAGACTACCGATGCCCGCACCCTGGTGGTCCGTTCCGCCCATGAAAAGATCTTTTCCAACGGCATCGACCTGGAGTGGCTTGCCCCGGTTATTCGCAAAGGGGACCGCGAGGCAGCCAAGGCCTTTTTCCTTCAACTCAACGCCCTTTTCGCGCGGCTGGTCAGCTACCCGCTGGTCACCGTGGCGGCCATCACCGGCCACGCCTTCGCCGGGGGCGCGATTCTGGCCTGCGCCTTCGATTTCCGTTTCATGCGCTCCGACCGGGGGTTCTTTTGCCTGCCCGAGGTGGACCTGGGGATTCCCTTTCTGCCCGGGATGAACGCGCTCCTCAAAAAGGCCATTCCCCACCACCTGCTGGAGGAAATGCAGTTCACCGGCAAGCGCTACACCGCCGAGGCCCTTGAGGCCCACCACGTCATCCTGAAAGCTTGCCACCAGCGGGAGTTGATGGATGAGGTGACGACCTTCGCCAGGGGCCTCAACAAGCGGCGGGCCGTGGTGGCCGAACTCAAAAAGCGTCTCAACCGCCCGATCCTGGATGCCATCGAGAGCGAGGACGCACCCTATATCGCGTCCGGCAACTACAACATCGGCTGAGCCGACCCTGCCGGAAATGGAGGGAGCCCTGACATGAACGTACTGATCACCGGTGGTCTCGGGTTTGTCGGCAGGTACCTGTCGCGCCTACTGTTGGAAAAGGGGCACCACGTTACCGCATTGGGGCTGCGGCCGCAGCCGCGGCTCATCCCGCACCCCGATTTCAGCTATCTTTCGGCGGATACCACCCGGCCCGGCGCCTGGCAGGAGAGGCTAGGCGACATGGACGCCGTGGTCAACCTGGCCGGCAATAACATCTTTCGTCCCTGGACGGCGCGGGCCAAAGCCGAGATCTACGACAGTCGCATCCTCACCACCCGCAACGTGGTGGCCGCCCTTCCCCAGGACCGGCCGACCACCCTGGTGAGCGCCTCGGCGGTGGGCTACTATGGCGACCGGGGCGATGAAATCCTCACCGAAGCGTCTACGGCGGAGGATGATTTTCTCGCCCGGGTGGGGCGCGACTGGGAAGCCGAGGCACTGGCGGCCGCCGAGGGCGGCCACCGGGTGGTGGCGGCACGCATCGGCATCGTGCTGGGCAGCGACGGCGGGGCGCTGGAAAAGATGATCCCGGCCTTTCGCTCCTTTCTGGGCGGGCCCTTGGGCGACGGCAGCCAGTGGTTTCCGTGGATTCACATCGATGACTTGACCGCCGCCCTGGCGTTTGTGCTGGAAAACGCATCCGTTGCGGGGCCGGTCAACTGCACCGCGCCCAACCCGGTGCGCAACCGCGAGTTCGCCCGTGAGCTGGCGCGCCTGCTCAACCGTCCCGCCCTGATGCCGGCACCGGGCTTCATGATCCGGATGGTGCTGGGCGAGCTGGGCCAGGCCTTGCTCTCCAGTCAGCGGGCGGTGCCCGAAAAACTGCTGGAAGCCGGTTTCGCGTTCCGGTTTCCCGCCGTTCGGGAGGCGCTCTACGAACTGGTGCGGGCCGCGGTTTAGAGGTTTTTGGCAGTTTTTGACGCTGCGGGTGGGCGGCGCTGCCGGAGACCGGCGGCCCACCCGCCAGGGAAGGTGGAGGCAAGCGGTATGCTGGAGCTTTTGGTGATTTTGGTGATCGGTGGCGGTCTTGTTTTGTGGGTCGTGTTTTCGCTCCGCAAGCAGCCGGAGCCCCCGGTGCGGCCGGCCACCTTCGTCTGCCCGCAGTGCGGTGAAAAACACTGTGACTGCCACTCCGAAAGGCAGCCGGGCGAGCGGTCCTCCTGAAGGGCTGCGGGCTGGGGGTTGCGGAGGCGCTGAATTGAACCCATGGACCATCCAATCGG
This is a stretch of genomic DNA from Desulfobacteraceae bacterium. It encodes these proteins:
- a CDS encoding enoyl-CoA hydratase/isomerase family protein, encoding MAPVDYVLDETVALVTLNSGENRFNPEFLSAFLGVLDAVEQTTDARTLVVRSAHEKIFSNGIDLEWLAPVIRKGDREAAKAFFLQLNALFARLVSYPLVTVAAITGHAFAGGAILACAFDFRFMRSDRGFFCLPEVDLGIPFLPGMNALLKKAIPHHLLEEMQFTGKRYTAEALEAHHVILKACHQRELMDEVTTFARGLNKRRAVVAELKKRLNRPILDAIESEDAPYIASGNYNIG
- a CDS encoding TIGR01777 family oxidoreductase, whose translation is MNVLITGGLGFVGRYLSRLLLEKGHHVTALGLRPQPRLIPHPDFSYLSADTTRPGAWQERLGDMDAVVNLAGNNIFRPWTARAKAEIYDSRILTTRNVVAALPQDRPTTLVSASAVGYYGDRGDEILTEASTAEDDFLARVGRDWEAEALAAAEGGHRVVAARIGIVLGSDGGALEKMIPAFRSFLGGPLGDGSQWFPWIHIDDLTAALAFVLENASVAGPVNCTAPNPVRNREFARELARLLNRPALMPAPGFMIRMVLGELGQALLSSQRAVPEKLLEAGFAFRFPAVREALYELVRAAV